Proteins encoded within one genomic window of Phormidium ambiguum IAM M-71:
- a CDS encoding DUF2358 domain-containing protein: MVENQQQIQQVIITLEQDLPTLFEKDISYDIYTKDIYFQDPVNKFKGKFNYRIIFWTLRFHGKLFFTELYFDLHDVKQTAADIILANWTVRGKLRLPWKANIFFNGYSTYKLTKENLIYEHIDTWDRHPSEILKQFLPQ; this comes from the coding sequence ATCGTGGAAAATCAACAACAAATTCAACAAGTAATTATCACTCTCGAACAAGACTTACCAACCCTTTTCGAGAAAGACATTTCTTATGATATCTACACTAAAGATATTTACTTTCAAGACCCAGTTAACAAATTCAAAGGCAAATTTAACTATAGAATAATCTTTTGGACGCTGCGATTTCATGGAAAGCTATTTTTCACCGAACTTTACTTCGATTTGCATGATGTGAAACAAACCGCAGCAGATATTATTTTGGCAAATTGGACTGTTCGAGGAAAGTTACGCCTTCCTTGGAAGGCTAACATATTTTTCAATGGTTACTCGACCTACAAATTAACTAAAGAAAATTTGATTTATGAACATATAGACACCTGGGATCGTCATCCCAGTGAAATTTTAAAGCAGTTTCTGCCCCAATAA
- a CDS encoding PAS domain S-box protein, with protein MTSPISNNSGFTQPIKEEDPTQQSLKSEKLQILFETAFDAMAIADDRGRYLKVNTAACELFGLENDRLLERCITEFVAPEFDFPTLWQELPQQNKVHSEFCLARVDGELRVVEYAATANFLPHCHLLVMRDITQRRQAEEKVQELTHQLAQTEAQLRLESENIVTSSESHCLEQIARHIPGVIYQFRLRPDGTSHFPYTSEGLREIYGVDPEEVREDASKVFTVVHSEDFDRVHQSILKSAAELSSWYCEYRVCFPDGRMLWLVGHATPQREPDGSTLWHGYIRDITNRKQSEADNQRQLAILESTSDLIGTSDVTGKAIYLNRAWRNLLNNDDEAIAKLQISSFHPEWALDIILNQGLPEAIRSGIWHGETAILDPTGREIPVSQVVVAHKSTDGEVEYFSTIVRDITESKATELALRNSLKQLSEIKFALDQAAIVVITDRQGIIKYVNDKFCKISQYSRAELIGQNHRLINSGYHPKEFFQNLWQTISTGQVWQGEIKNRAKDGTYYWVNTTIVPLLNEHNQPSQYLAIRSDITSRQETEAKLIETTQLQQAILDSAHYTIISTDTNGIIKTINAAAQKMLGYSSAELVDKVTPAIFHDIEEIKQRAIELSSELGKSISPGFEVFVAKARLGIIDEYEWSYIRKDGSRFPVQLSVTALRDREGEITGFLGIGNDITERKEAEKNLRQNEQKYHQILDAITDMVLVKGPKSRIVWANKAFRDYYGLSNEQLKDMIDAPFNQPDYTLQYIRDDAYVFETGQSLEIEEPVTRYDGKVKMFNTIKSVIRNEVGEKILTVGVSRDISDRKQAEKALRESEEKLRSLFELCPVGIALNDLQGKFIEVNKAFETITSYSLAELNQLSYWDLTPKKYADEEARQLKLLNTIGRYGPYQKEYIRKDGSLLPVELQGLLVTGKEGNQYIWSIIVDIAERKRQEQAFRLIVEGTAAKTGAAFFKSCVQYLAQVLEVRYALIAEFVDSEKLQIKTLAFWAGDDFGDNFTYNLAGVPCENVYTQGQLCVYPNSVRSLFPKSTDLIRLEAESYAGLPIVDAAGNCLGLLAVLDTKPMEEDFKMQSAILRIFATRAGAEIERINAEAALRQKTEELETTLNKLQNTQTQLIQAEKMSSLGQLVAGIAHEINNPVNFIYGNIEPAKDYASNLIELIQLYQKYYPNPPSEIYDFTEEIELEYLASDFPKLLTSMKTGSIRIRDIVKSLRTFSRLDEALLKQIDIHENLESTLVILQNRLNGRTGTPEIQINKNYGHLPLVECYGGLLNQVLMNLLMNAIDAIEQQRETLNSTEKSNYYGQITITTSVCSENQVAISIKDNGCGMSPQVQEKIFNPFFTTKAIGKGTGMGLAISYQIMTENHQGKLRCFSIQGKGSEFQIELPIHDCRYDKKCRTK; from the coding sequence ATGACATCTCCAATCAGTAATAATTCTGGCTTCACTCAACCAATTAAGGAAGAAGATCCAACCCAACAATCTCTAAAAAGTGAGAAATTGCAGATATTGTTTGAAACGGCTTTTGATGCAATGGCGATCGCAGACGATCGCGGACGCTACCTAAAAGTTAATACAGCGGCTTGTGAATTATTTGGTCTAGAAAACGATCGACTGCTGGAACGTTGCATCACCGAATTTGTCGCACCAGAATTTGATTTTCCAACCTTATGGCAAGAACTTCCACAACAGAATAAAGTACACAGTGAGTTCTGCTTAGCGCGGGTTGATGGGGAACTCCGTGTAGTGGAATATGCAGCAACTGCGAACTTTTTACCTCACTGCCATCTTTTAGTAATGCGAGATATTACGCAACGCAGACAAGCCGAGGAAAAAGTCCAAGAACTTACTCATCAACTCGCACAAACCGAAGCTCAACTACGGTTAGAGTCTGAGAACATAGTTACTTCCTCAGAAAGCCATTGCCTAGAGCAAATAGCCCGTCATATTCCAGGGGTTATTTATCAGTTTCGGCTGCGCCCTGATGGGACTTCCCATTTTCCATACACCAGCGAAGGGTTAAGAGAAATTTACGGCGTTGATCCAGAAGAAGTGCGGGAGGATGCCTCTAAGGTTTTTACAGTTGTTCATTCTGAAGACTTCGATCGCGTTCATCAATCTATACTCAAATCAGCCGCAGAACTTAGCTCTTGGTATTGCGAATATCGAGTTTGTTTCCCGGATGGGCGGATGCTATGGTTAGTAGGTCATGCTACGCCGCAAAGGGAGCCTGATGGCAGTACCCTTTGGCATGGTTATATCAGGGATATTACAAACCGCAAACAGTCTGAAGCTGACAATCAACGCCAGCTTGCCATTCTAGAAAGCACGTCAGATTTAATCGGAACTTCTGATGTAACGGGTAAAGCTATTTATCTGAATCGAGCTTGGCGAAATCTGCTGAATAATGATGATGAAGCGATCGCTAAACTGCAAATATCTTCATTTCATCCAGAATGGGCTTTAGATATTATCTTAAATCAGGGTTTGCCAGAAGCAATACGTTCCGGCATTTGGCACGGCGAGACAGCAATACTAGATCCGACTGGGCGCGAAATTCCTGTTTCTCAAGTAGTGGTAGCTCATAAATCAACAGATGGAGAAGTGGAATACTTCTCTACGATCGTTCGGGATATTACAGAGAGTAAAGCCACAGAACTCGCTCTTCGCAATTCCTTAAAACAATTATCAGAGATTAAATTTGCTTTGGATCAAGCCGCGATCGTTGTCATTACCGATCGGCAAGGAATTATTAAGTATGTCAATGACAAATTTTGCAAAATTTCTCAATATTCTAGAGCAGAACTCATTGGTCAAAACCATCGCTTGATCAATTCCGGTTATCATCCTAAAGAGTTTTTCCAAAATCTTTGGCAGACAATTTCAACCGGACAAGTTTGGCAAGGAGAAATTAAAAATAGAGCCAAAGATGGAACCTATTATTGGGTAAATACCACCATTGTTCCTTTGCTCAACGAGCATAATCAACCAAGTCAGTATTTAGCAATTCGATCTGATATTACATCGCGCCAAGAAACGGAAGCTAAATTAATCGAAACTACTCAACTACAACAAGCCATTTTAGACAGCGCTCACTATACGATTATTTCAACTGATACTAATGGGATTATTAAAACCATTAATGCTGCGGCTCAAAAAATGTTGGGTTATTCATCAGCAGAATTAGTAGATAAAGTTACACCAGCAATTTTTCACGATATAGAAGAAATTAAACAACGTGCGATCGAACTAAGCTCTGAACTGGGTAAATCTATTTCCCCAGGATTTGAAGTATTTGTTGCTAAGGCACGTTTGGGAATAATTGATGAATATGAATGGTCTTATATTCGTAAAGATGGTTCGCGCTTTCCCGTGCAACTTTCTGTTACTGCTTTGCGCGATCGAGAAGGGGAAATTACTGGATTTTTGGGCATAGGAAATGACATCACCGAACGCAAAGAAGCCGAAAAAAACCTCCGTCAAAATGAGCAAAAGTATCATCAGATTCTTGATGCTATTACTGATATGGTACTGGTCAAAGGGCCTAAATCTCGTATTGTGTGGGCAAATAAGGCATTTCGAGACTATTATGGCTTGAGCAACGAGCAACTCAAAGATATGATTGATGCGCCATTTAATCAACCAGATTATACGTTGCAATACATTCGGGATGATGCTTATGTATTTGAAACTGGGCAATCTTTGGAAATTGAGGAACCTGTGACTCGTTATGATGGCAAAGTGAAGATGTTCAACACCATTAAGTCAGTTATTCGCAACGAAGTTGGTGAAAAAATCTTAACTGTAGGCGTATCTCGTGATATTAGCGATCGCAAGCAAGCAGAAAAAGCCTTACGAGAAAGTGAAGAAAAATTGCGATCGCTTTTTGAGTTATGTCCAGTAGGAATTGCACTCAACGATCTGCAAGGTAAATTTATTGAAGTTAATAAAGCTTTTGAAACAATTACTAGCTATTCTTTAGCTGAATTGAATCAATTAAGTTATTGGGATTTGACTCCGAAAAAGTATGCTGATGAAGAAGCCCGTCAATTAAAATTACTTAATACCATTGGTCGTTACGGCCCTTATCAAAAAGAGTATATCCGCAAGGATGGTTCTTTGCTACCTGTGGAATTGCAGGGACTTTTGGTAACAGGAAAAGAGGGAAATCAATATATCTGGTCAATTATTGTTGATATCGCAGAACGCAAACGACAAGAACAAGCTTTCCGCTTAATTGTTGAAGGTACAGCAGCGAAAACAGGGGCAGCATTCTTCAAAAGTTGTGTGCAATATCTCGCCCAAGTATTAGAAGTACGTTATGCTTTGATTGCTGAATTTGTTGATTCAGAAAAATTGCAAATCAAAACTTTAGCATTTTGGGCAGGAGATGATTTTGGCGATAATTTTACTTACAATTTAGCCGGAGTACCCTGTGAGAATGTTTATACTCAAGGTCAGTTGTGCGTATATCCAAATTCAGTGCGATCGCTCTTTCCCAAAAGCACAGATTTAATCAGATTAGAAGCCGAAAGTTATGCAGGTTTACCAATTGTAGATGCTGCTGGTAATTGTTTGGGATTACTAGCAGTTTTAGACACTAAACCAATGGAAGAAGACTTCAAAATGCAGTCAGCTATCTTGAGGATTTTTGCCACTCGTGCAGGTGCAGAAATAGAACGGATCAACGCAGAAGCAGCCTTAAGACAAAAAACGGAAGAATTAGAAACAACTTTGAACAAATTGCAAAATACCCAAACTCAATTAATTCAAGCTGAAAAAATGTCCAGTTTAGGACAATTAGTTGCCGGAATTGCCCATGAAATTAATAATCCAGTTAATTTTATTTACGGCAATATTGAACCTGCCAAGGATTATGCAAGTAACTTAATTGAGCTAATTCAACTTTACCAAAAGTACTATCCTAATCCACCTTCAGAAATTTATGATTTCACAGAAGAGATCGAATTGGAGTATCTAGCCAGTGATTTTCCTAAATTATTAACATCAATGAAAACAGGCTCTATACGCATTAGAGATATTGTTAAATCTTTGCGGACATTTTCGCGTTTGGATGAAGCCCTTTTGAAACAAATAGATATTCATGAAAATCTTGAGAGTACCTTAGTTATTTTACAAAATCGGTTGAACGGTCGCACGGGAACCCCAGAAATTCAGATTAATAAAAATTACGGTCACTTACCTTTAGTAGAATGTTATGGTGGTTTATTAAATCAAGTATTAATGAATTTGTTAATGAATGCTATTGATGCGATCGAACAACAACGAGAAACTCTAAACTCTACGGAAAAATCAAACTATTACGGTCAGATTACGATTACAACTTCTGTTTGTTCGGAAAATCAAGTTGCGATCTCCATTAAAGATAACGGTTGTGGTATGAGTCCCCAAGTCCAAGAAAAGATATTTAATCCCTTTTTTACAACTAAAGCGATCGGCAAAGGTACAGGAATGGGATTAGCAATTAGCTATCAAATTATGACAGAAAATCATCAGGGTAAATTGCGGTGTTTTTCAATTCAGGGAAAAGGAAGTGAGTTTCAAATTGAGTTACCAATTCACGATTGTCGTTATGATAAAAAATGTAGGACTAAATAG
- a CDS encoding glycosyltransferase: MSRIVLTTIGSFGDLHPKIAIAQELKKRGHNVVFATHKEYQSKIESLGFEFHRMRPDNTALNDPEEMARMMDLKTGTEYIIRNWVGANLRETYTDVMNCAKDADFIITGEGVVAARFVAEKVGIPWANTVLQPAAFLSIYDPSVIPVFPFLFKLRGLGSIVNQGVIQLSKVMTKSWAEPIHQLRQEIGLPPLVGNPFIEDKYSPYLVLAMFSSAFAKPQPDWAKNTVITGFTFYDGTEEKAELTPELKQFLEVGEPPLVFTLGSAAVMAPGNFFQESIQAAKLLNRRAVLLIGKNAPPENLSENMIAVGYTPYSQIFPRACAIVHQGGIGTTAQALRAGRPTLIMPYSHDQPDNAARVERLGTSRTISRKQYSAARVAKKLGELLENPNYAAKATEIGRIIQAENGVSVACDAIEKQL, encoded by the coding sequence GTGAGTCGAATTGTTTTAACTACAATCGGTTCTTTTGGCGATTTGCATCCGAAAATTGCGATCGCGCAAGAATTAAAAAAACGTGGTCACAATGTAGTGTTTGCCACTCACAAAGAATATCAAAGCAAAATAGAATCTTTGGGGTTTGAGTTTCATCGAATGCGCCCTGATAATACTGCTTTGAATGACCCTGAAGAAATGGCGCGAATGATGGATTTGAAAACGGGGACAGAGTATATCATCCGAAATTGGGTTGGCGCAAATTTACGGGAAACTTACACAGATGTAATGAACTGTGCCAAAGATGCAGATTTTATTATTACGGGTGAAGGAGTTGTAGCAGCGCGATTTGTTGCGGAAAAAGTAGGAATTCCCTGGGCGAACACAGTCCTACAACCTGCCGCATTTTTATCTATTTACGACCCATCAGTAATCCCTGTATTTCCATTTTTATTTAAACTGCGCGGGCTTGGTTCGATCGTCAACCAAGGTGTTATTCAATTATCAAAAGTAATGACTAAATCTTGGGCGGAACCGATTCATCAACTACGACAAGAAATTGGCTTACCTCCCCTTGTGGGCAATCCCTTTATCGAGGATAAGTATTCGCCTTATCTTGTACTGGCAATGTTCTCCTCAGCATTCGCAAAACCTCAACCTGATTGGGCAAAAAATACGGTGATTACAGGGTTTACTTTTTATGATGGTACTGAGGAAAAAGCGGAACTCACACCAGAACTTAAGCAATTTTTAGAAGTAGGTGAACCACCGCTCGTTTTTACTCTAGGTTCAGCCGCAGTTATGGCACCTGGTAACTTTTTTCAAGAAAGCATTCAAGCGGCAAAATTGTTAAATCGTCGTGCAGTTTTGTTGATTGGTAAAAATGCACCTCCAGAAAATCTTTCGGAAAACATGATTGCTGTAGGTTATACTCCATACTCACAAATTTTTCCGCGTGCTTGTGCGATCGTCCATCAAGGCGGCATAGGCACAACCGCACAAGCTTTACGGGCGGGTCGTCCAACGCTGATAATGCCCTACAGCCACGACCAGCCAGACAATGCGGCAAGAGTTGAACGCTTGGGAACTTCCCGCACTATTTCCCGCAAGCAGTATTCAGCGGCCAGAGTAGCCAAAAAGTTAGGTGAATTGTTAGAAAATCCCAATTATGCAGCGAAAGCAACAGAAATTGGGCGAATTATTCAAGCAGAAAATGGGGTTTCTGTGGCTTGTGATGCGATCGAAAAACAGCTTTAA
- a CDS encoding GNAT family N-acetyltransferase, translating to MLTKRPYGGETDLEPIANLLEACEAVDKLEQWTTVAELEREFNEPSFDKERNIQLWEDDTGKLIGFASFWKPPVGELTDCYLGFRVLPSARGGTLEREIINWGEERLREIAKEQGVSSVKLRCSSRDSQIDRIAVLHENGFSADRYFPIMERSLQEPLAQPQIPAGYTVRCVTPEQDAEAWVEMHNQSFIDHWNHHDLTVEDYKYWRTDPDYKPELDLVAIAPDGTFASHCYCAIFPEDNKRSGRQEGWVGILGTRRGFRRLGLGKAMLLSGMQTLLAAGMDIAKIGVDYDNPNGARQLYESVGFRKLHTNVSYSKEVKTDGVKA from the coding sequence ATGCTAACAAAGCGCCCCTACGGGGGTGAAACAGATTTAGAACCGATCGCAAATCTTCTGGAAGCTTGCGAAGCAGTAGATAAACTTGAACAATGGACAACAGTTGCCGAACTAGAACGAGAATTTAATGAACCTTCTTTCGATAAAGAACGCAATATCCAACTTTGGGAAGATGACACTGGTAAATTAATTGGCTTTGCTTCATTTTGGAAACCGCCAGTTGGCGAACTAACTGATTGTTATCTTGGGTTTAGGGTTCTTCCTTCTGCTCGTGGGGGAACTTTGGAACGAGAAATTATTAATTGGGGAGAAGAACGTCTCCGGGAAATAGCAAAAGAACAGGGTGTTAGTTCTGTTAAATTGCGTTGTAGCAGTCGAGACAGTCAAATCGATCGCATCGCCGTACTACATGAAAATGGTTTCAGTGCCGATCGCTATTTTCCCATAATGGAACGCAGTCTCCAAGAACCACTTGCACAACCACAAATTCCCGCAGGTTATACAGTTCGTTGTGTTACACCTGAACAAGACGCGGAAGCTTGGGTAGAAATGCACAACCAATCATTCATCGATCACTGGAATCATCACGATTTAACAGTAGAAGATTACAAATATTGGCGCACAGATCCAGATTATAAACCGGAGTTGGACTTAGTTGCGATCGCTCCTGATGGCACCTTTGCTTCTCACTGTTACTGTGCAATTTTTCCCGAAGATAACAAACGCAGCGGTCGTCAAGAAGGTTGGGTAGGTATTCTCGGAACTAGGCGCGGTTTCCGCCGTTTAGGATTGGGAAAAGCAATGTTACTTAGCGGAATGCAAACATTACTTGCTGCGGGAATGGATATTGCCAAAATCGGAGTAGATTACGATAATCCTAACGGAGCAAGACAACTTTATGAATCTGTTGGTTTTCGCAAACTCCATACCAATGTATCCTACTCCAAAGAAGTTAAAACCGATGGAGTAAAGGCATAA
- a CDS encoding HAD family hydrolase codes for MTYLALATDYDGTLATDGQVDDRTLAALQRWRDSGRKLILITGRQLDDLLQITTCLDFFDWVVAENGAMLYQPASKIEKLLAERPSAEFIQQLNDRIQKASEANQQQTSQEFAHIQSDYPIVGLGRIIVATWEPYSVEALALIQEMNLDLQVILNKGAVMILPKGIDKEAGLVAAAKELGISLNAIVGVGDAENDLAFLNVCGYSVAVANALPTVKNQVDLVTENSRGAGVIELIEWGLKIGD; via the coding sequence ATGACTTACCTTGCATTAGCAACAGATTATGATGGCACCCTTGCTACAGATGGACAAGTTGACGATCGCACTTTAGCCGCATTGCAAAGATGGCGAGATTCTGGACGCAAACTTATTTTAATTACAGGTCGTCAGTTAGATGACTTATTACAAATTACTACTTGTCTCGATTTTTTTGATTGGGTAGTAGCAGAAAATGGTGCAATGCTTTATCAACCAGCTAGTAAAATTGAGAAGCTATTAGCTGAACGTCCATCAGCAGAATTTATTCAACAATTGAACGATCGCATTCAAAAAGCAAGTGAAGCTAATCAACAACAAACATCTCAAGAATTTGCCCATATTCAGTCAGATTATCCCATAGTTGGTCTTGGTCGAATTATCGTCGCCACCTGGGAACCTTACAGCGTCGAAGCACTTGCTTTAATTCAGGAAATGAATCTGGATTTACAAGTAATTCTGAATAAAGGTGCAGTGATGATTTTACCAAAAGGTATTGATAAAGAAGCGGGTTTAGTTGCAGCAGCTAAGGAATTGGGAATTTCGCTAAATGCGATCGTTGGTGTCGGAGATGCGGAAAATGATTTGGCATTTTTAAATGTTTGCGGTTACTCTGTTGCGGTTGCAAATGCCCTTCCTACTGTGAAAAATCAAGTAGATTTGGTAACAGAAAATAGTCGAGGTGCAGGTGTCATAGAGTTGATTGAATGGGGACTGAAGATTGGGGACTAG
- the psb34 gene encoding photosystem II assembly protein Psb34: MYTTDDRGVLNNYAVEPTVYCAEYPSQEQQKSYLFQGAVAVLFVSVLLLTAFGVS; encoded by the coding sequence ATGTACACTACTGATGACAGAGGCGTTTTGAACAACTACGCTGTTGAGCCTACCGTTTACTGTGCTGAATACCCTTCACAAGAGCAACAAAAAAGTTACCTGTTCCAAGGTGCGGTAGCAGTCCTGTTCGTCAGTGTGTTACTTTTGACAGCTTTTGGGGTTAGCTAA
- a CDS encoding creatininase family protein produces the protein MHSFIPPKRFFPYLTWKEVAEMPDKANVVLILPVGAIEQHGPHLPLIVDAAIGVAVLGKALEKLDAEIPAFALPTLYYGKSNEHWHFPGTITLSYPTLMATIWEIAESIYRAGFRKLVLMNSHGGQPQIMEIAARDLHLKYDDLMVFPLFTWRVPHNVGELLTLKERELGIHGGDAETSLLLSILPDQVKMENAIAEYPPELPKDTLLSMEGNLPFAWVTKDLSKSGVIGDPTTATKEKGDRILESVSDGWVKVIKDIYAFQQPQTSI, from the coding sequence ATGCACAGTTTTATTCCCCCAAAACGCTTTTTTCCTTACTTAACTTGGAAAGAAGTTGCAGAAATGCCAGATAAGGCAAATGTCGTGTTAATTTTACCTGTGGGTGCGATCGAACAACACGGCCCCCATTTACCATTAATTGTCGATGCTGCGATCGGTGTGGCAGTATTAGGTAAAGCATTAGAAAAATTAGATGCAGAAATTCCCGCTTTCGCCTTACCAACTCTTTATTACGGGAAATCTAACGAACATTGGCATTTTCCCGGTACAATTACGCTAAGTTACCCAACATTAATGGCAACTATTTGGGAAATTGCGGAAAGTATTTATCGGGCAGGTTTTCGCAAATTAGTATTAATGAATTCGCATGGCGGACAACCACAAATAATGGAAATTGCGGCGCGAGATTTACATTTAAAATACGATGATTTAATGGTTTTTCCTTTGTTTACTTGGCGCGTTCCTCACAATGTTGGAGAGTTACTAACTTTAAAAGAAAGAGAGTTGGGAATTCATGGGGGAGATGCAGAAACTAGTTTGTTGCTTTCGATTTTGCCAGACCAAGTAAAAATGGAAAATGCGATCGCAGAATATCCCCCAGAACTTCCAAAAGATACTCTTTTGAGTATGGAAGGAAATCTACCCTTTGCTTGGGTGACAAAAGATTTAAGCAAAAGTGGCGTTATTGGCGATCCAACTACGGCGACTAAGGAAAAAGGCGATCGCATTTTAGAATCAGTTTCCGACGGTTGGGTAAAAGTCATCAAAGATATCTACGCTTTCCAACAACCTCAAACTTCTATATAG